In the Clostridium beijerinckii genome, one interval contains:
- the rpoC gene encoding DNA-directed RNA polymerase subunit beta' has protein sequence MFELNNFDAIQIGLASPEQIRQWSRGEVKKPETINYRTLKPERDGLFCERIFGPMKDWECHCGKYKRVRYKGIVCDRCGVEVTKAKVRRERMGHIELAAPVSHIWYFKGIPSRMGLILDMSPRALEKVLYFASYIVIDPKETPLLKKQLLNEKEYREAVDKYGDESFVAGMGAEAIQDLLNEIDLVTSSKELKEELKQSSGQKKVRIIRRLEVVESFRKSGNDPQWMVINVIPVIPPDLRPMVQLDGGRFATSDLNDLYRRVINRNNRLKKLLDLGAPDIIVRNEKRMLQEAVDALIDNGRRGRPVTGPGNRPLKSLSDMLKGKQGRFRQNLLGKRVDYSGRSVIVVGPELKMYQCGLPKEMAIELFKPFVMKKLVQDGIAHNIKSAKRMVERVLPQVWDVLEEVIADHPVLLNRAPTLHRLGIQAFQPVLVEGRAIKLHPLACTAYNADFDGDQMAVHLPLSVEAQAEARFLMLAATNILKPSDGKPVCVPTQDMILGSYYLTMDKNGAKGDGMTFSSKDEAIMAYEVKEIDIHAQINVRMFREIDGVVKSKIIKTTVGKIIFNESIPQNLGLINRENEEDMFNLEVDFLATKKSLGTIIDQCYMKHGPVKTSIMLDNIKALGYHYSSIGAVTVASSDIIVPKVKYDLLKEADETIEKIEKMYKRGFISDEERYERVIEKWTQTTEDVANALMDSLDKFNPIYMMADSGARGSKSQIKQLAGMRGLMASPSGKIIELPIRASFKEGLDVIEYFLSTHGARKGNADTALKTADSGYLTRRLVDVSQDVIVREEDCGTDEGIFVSEIKEGNEVIEELRERLIGRYTAEDIVDPKTGDIVHPKNEYMDPYAADKIVSAGIKKVKIRSVFTCKCKVGVCARCYGMNMATAKKIDIGEAVGIIAAQSIGEPGTQLTMRTFHTGGVAGADITQGLPRVEELFEARKPKGLAIVSEIAGTARIEETKKKRTVIIMGADGEERSYDIPFGSRLRVNESDYIEAGDEITEGSVNPHDIMSIKGIDGARRYLLSEVQKVYRLQGVDINDKHLEVVVRQMTRKIKIVDSGDTELLPGTMIDMFDFYEENARVREFGGEEAKGEQTLLGITKAALATDSFLSAASFQETTRVLTEAAIKGKVDPLVGLKENVIIGKLIPAGTGMMRYRSLKVETDSELVEETIGETVEE, from the coding sequence TTGTTTGAATTAAATAATTTTGATGCAATACAAATTGGTTTAGCATCTCCAGAACAAATAAGACAATGGTCAAGAGGAGAAGTTAAGAAACCAGAAACTATTAACTATAGAACTTTAAAACCAGAGAGAGATGGTTTATTCTGCGAAAGAATTTTTGGACCAATGAAAGATTGGGAATGTCACTGTGGAAAGTACAAAAGAGTAAGATATAAAGGGATAGTTTGTGATAGATGTGGAGTTGAAGTCACAAAAGCTAAAGTGAGAAGAGAAAGAATGGGGCATATAGAATTAGCTGCCCCAGTATCTCATATTTGGTACTTTAAAGGAATTCCATCAAGAATGGGATTGATTTTAGATATGTCGCCAAGAGCTTTGGAAAAAGTTTTATACTTTGCATCTTATATAGTGATAGATCCGAAGGAAACACCACTATTGAAGAAGCAGCTTCTTAATGAAAAGGAATATAGAGAAGCTGTAGATAAATATGGAGATGAAAGCTTTGTAGCAGGCATGGGAGCTGAAGCAATTCAAGATTTACTAAATGAAATTGATTTAGTAACTTCTTCAAAAGAACTTAAAGAAGAATTAAAGCAAAGTTCGGGACAAAAGAAAGTTAGAATTATTAGAAGACTAGAAGTTGTAGAATCGTTTAGAAAATCAGGCAATGATCCACAGTGGATGGTCATAAATGTGATACCAGTAATACCACCAGATTTAAGACCTATGGTTCAATTAGATGGAGGAAGATTTGCGACATCTGATTTAAATGATTTATATAGAAGAGTAATAAACAGAAATAACAGATTAAAGAAGTTATTAGATTTAGGTGCTCCAGATATAATTGTGAGAAATGAAAAAAGAATGCTTCAAGAGGCAGTAGATGCACTTATTGATAATGGTAGAAGAGGAAGACCAGTAACTGGACCTGGAAATAGACCTTTAAAATCTCTTTCAGATATGTTAAAAGGTAAACAAGGTAGATTTAGACAAAACTTACTTGGTAAGAGAGTTGACTACTCAGGTAGATCAGTTATCGTTGTTGGTCCAGAATTAAAAATGTATCAATGCGGACTTCCTAAGGAAATGGCAATAGAATTATTTAAACCATTTGTTATGAAAAAGCTTGTACAAGATGGAATAGCTCATAATATAAAGAGCGCCAAGAGAATGGTTGAAAGAGTATTACCACAAGTATGGGATGTATTGGAAGAGGTAATTGCAGATCATCCAGTATTACTTAACCGTGCACCTACATTGCACAGACTTGGTATTCAAGCATTCCAACCTGTATTAGTAGAAGGTAGAGCAATAAAACTTCATCCGTTAGCATGTACAGCTTATAACGCTGACTTTGATGGGGACCAAATGGCTGTCCATCTTCCATTGTCAGTAGAAGCTCAAGCAGAAGCTAGATTCTTAATGCTAGCTGCAACAAATATTTTGAAGCCATCAGATGGTAAACCAGTTTGTGTTCCAACACAAGATATGATTCTTGGATCATACTATTTAACCATGGATAAGAATGGTGCAAAAGGGGATGGAATGACATTCTCAAGCAAAGATGAAGCTATAATGGCATATGAAGTTAAAGAAATTGATATACATGCTCAAATAAATGTTAGAATGTTTAGAGAAATTGATGGTGTAGTTAAGTCTAAGATAATTAAAACTACAGTTGGAAAGATTATATTTAATGAATCAATTCCGCAAAACTTGGGATTAATCAATAGAGAAAATGAAGAAGATATGTTCAATTTAGAAGTTGATTTCTTAGCTACGAAAAAGTCATTAGGAACGATAATCGATCAATGTTACATGAAGCATGGTCCGGTTAAAACATCTATAATGCTTGATAATATTAAAGCATTAGGGTATCATTATTCATCAATCGGCGCTGTAACAGTTGCTTCATCAGATATAATAGTTCCAAAAGTGAAATATGATTTACTTAAGGAAGCAGATGAAACGATCGAAAAGATTGAAAAGATGTATAAGAGAGGTTTCATATCTGATGAAGAAAGATATGAAAGAGTTATAGAAAAATGGACTCAGACAACTGAAGATGTAGCCAATGCATTAATGGATAGTCTTGATAAATTTAATCCGATATATATGATGGCTGATTCTGGAGCCAGAGGATCAAAATCTCAGATTAAGCAATTAGCTGGTATGAGAGGTCTTATGGCCAGTCCGTCAGGTAAGATTATAGAGTTGCCTATAAGAGCATCATTTAAAGAAGGATTAGATGTAATAGAATATTTCTTGTCTACTCATGGAGCTAGAAAAGGTAATGCAGATACAGCGTTAAAGACGGCGGATTCTGGATATTTAACTAGAAGACTTGTTGACGTTTCTCAAGATGTTATTGTAAGAGAAGAAGATTGTGGTACAGATGAAGGAATATTTGTAAGTGAAATTAAAGAAGGTAATGAAGTTATCGAAGAATTAAGAGAAAGATTAATTGGTAGATATACAGCAGAAGATATTGTTGATCCAAAAACTGGTGATATAGTACATCCAAAAAATGAATATATGGATCCGTATGCAGCTGACAAGATAGTTTCAGCAGGAATTAAGAAAGTAAAAATTAGATCTGTGTTCACTTGCAAATGTAAAGTTGGTGTGTGTGCTAGATGTTATGGTATGAATATGGCAACAGCTAAAAAGATTGATATTGGAGAAGCTGTTGGAATAATAGCAGCACAATCAATTGGAGAACCAGGTACACAGCTTACAATGAGAACATTCCATACCGGTGGAGTTGCAGGAGCAGATATCACTCAAGGTTTACCTAGAGTTGAAGAACTATTTGAAGCTAGAAAGCCAAAAGGGCTTGCAATAGTAAGTGAAATTGCTGGTACTGCGAGAATAGAAGAGACGAAGAAGAAGAGAACAGTAATAATTATGGGTGCTGATGGAGAAGAACGTAGTTACGATATACCTTTTGGATCAAGATTGAGAGTCAATGAAAGTGATTATATTGAAGCTGGTGATGAAATTACAGAAGGTTCAGTAAATCCTCATGATATAATGAGCATAAAAGGAATAGATGGAGCAAGAAGATATTTACTTTCGGAGGTTCAAAAGGTTTATAGACTACAAGGTGTTGATATCAATGATAAACACTTAGAAGTAGTTGTTAGACAAATGACTAGAAAGATAAAAATTGTTGACTCGGGAGATACAGAATTATTACCAGGAACTATGATTGATATGTTTGATTTCTATGAAGAAAATGCTAGAGTAAGAGAATTTGGTGGAGAAGAAGCAAAAGGAGAACAAACTCTACTAGGTATAACTAAGGCAGCATTAGCAACTGATAGTTTTCTATCAGCAGCTTCGTTCCAAGAAACGACAAGAGTTCTAACAGAAGCAGCAATTAAAGGAAAAGTTGATCCTTTAGTTGGATTAAAAGAAAATGTAATAATTGGTAAGCTTATTCCAGCTGGTACTGGAATGATGAGATATAGATCTTTAAAGGTGGAAACAGATAGTGAATTGGTTGAAGAAACTATTGGAGAAACTGTTGAAGAATAA
- the rpsL gene encoding 30S ribosomal protein S12 — MPTISQLVRKGRKTAVVKSTAPALKECPQKRGVCTVVKTTTPKKPNSALRKIARVRLTNGFEVTAYIGGVGHNLQEHSVVLIRGGRVKDLPGVRYHIVRGALDCAGVANRLQGRSKYGAKRPKKK; from the coding sequence ATGCCAACTATTAGCCAATTAGTAAGAAAAGGCAGAAAAACAGCAGTAGTTAAATCAACTGCACCAGCACTTAAAGAGTGTCCTCAAAAAAGAGGTGTATGTACAGTAGTTAAAACAACAACTCCTAAAAAACCTAACTCAGCGTTAAGAAAAATTGCTAGAGTTAGATTAACAAATGGATTTGAAGTAACTGCATATATTGGTGGAGTAGGTCACAACTTACAAGAACATAGTGTTGTTCTTATAAGAGGTGGAAGAGTTAAAGACCTTCCTGGTGTTAGATACCATATCGTAAGAGGTGCGCTAGACTGCGCTGGAGTAGCTAACAGATTACAAGGAAGATCAAAGTACGGTGCTAAGAGACCTAAGAAGAAATAG
- the rpsG gene encoding 30S ribosomal protein S7, translating into MPRKGHIAKRDVLPDPVYNSKVVTKFINSIMEDGKKGVAQKICYEAFELIAKRSGKEALEVFEEAMNNVMPLLEVKARRIGGATYQVPIEVRPERRQTLGIRWMLIAARKRGEKLMSERVAGELLDASNNTGAAVKKREDTHKMAEANKAFAHYRY; encoded by the coding sequence GTGCCAAGAAAAGGACATATCGCAAAAAGAGACGTATTACCAGATCCAGTATACAATTCAAAGGTTGTTACTAAATTTATAAATAGTATAATGGAAGATGGTAAGAAGGGTGTAGCCCAAAAGATATGCTATGAAGCATTTGAATTAATAGCAAAAAGAAGTGGAAAAGAAGCTTTAGAAGTATTTGAAGAAGCTATGAACAATGTAATGCCATTACTAGAAGTTAAAGCTAGAAGAATAGGTGGTGCTACTTATCAAGTTCCAATCGAAGTTAGACCAGAAAGAAGACAGACATTAGGAATAAGATGGATGTTAATAGCAGCTAGAAAAAGAGGCGAAAAGCTAATGAGTGAAAGAGTTGCTGGTGAATTATTAGATGCATCTAATAATACAGGAGCAGCTGTTAAGAAGAGAGAAGATACTCATAAAATGGCAGAAGCTAATAAGGCATTTGCTCATTACAGATACTAA